Genomic DNA from candidate division WOR-3 bacterium:
GTAAAGAGGACAATCAAAAGCGGGATGTTGCGTTTAAGCATAGTTTAGGTTGGCGGTGTGAACCAGTTGACAATTGCGGTAAAAACCCGCTCAAACACCGGGATTTTTGCCCCGGCTGTGCCCAAAAGGACAAATGCGGTGATGAGGACAATCAGGACGAGTTTGATGAAGTCCTCACCCTTGATTGTGCCCAGCATCACCGGCTCGGGCTTGAGATAGCAGGAGGCGGCATAGATTTCCTCACCAATCATCGTATAGTCACACGCAGCAACAAAGAAGGGCAACTGGGTCGTCTCGGTAGTGCCGGCAAGCTGGATTGCGCCGGTTGTATGACCGGTCTCTGCCATAATCAGCGATTCGGCATAGAAATATCCCAGCCAGAAGATTGCCCCGGGCTTTTCCCGAAGGATGATGCCATCAACACCAGCCGCATAGCCGAACTGGTCTGATGTCAGAAAAGAGATGTTGTCCTGGTTGTAAAGGTCGGGTCTGCCCGCCTCGGTATATGCCTCTTTCACCGTCTCCTGGGCTGCGGTCATCACAATCGGGTCGGAATTGGGAACAATCAGCCTGACCGCATATTCGGCAGCCTTGCGCGCAATCCGGC
This window encodes:
- a CDS encoding fibronectin type III domain-containing protein, giving the protein MSGLIFWLFSIAPPESVIVRDNPNDQGQAVVITWSHPQPKSVLGYRLFRSDEPDKDFAPITSELLTKNDYLDTDSLLRNGKEYYYFVRAYSLSDSADSPVSGPVVPQAQWFNTGRVNVLILTIFISAIFIYYILLARRGKMMFIRKISGLDAIDDALGRATEMGKPILFSFGLGYITDMVVIAALPLLRRIARKAAEYAVRLIVPNSDPIVMTAAQETVKEAYTEAGRPDLYNQDNISFLTSDQFGYAAGVDGIILREKPGAIFWLGYFYAESLIMAETGHTTGAIQLAGTTETTQLPFFVAACDYTMIGEEIYAASCYLKPEPVMLGTIKGEDFIKLVLIVLITAFVLLGTAGAKIPVFERVFTAIVNWFTPPT